From the Lepidochelys kempii isolate rLepKem1 chromosome 2, rLepKem1.hap2, whole genome shotgun sequence genome, one window contains:
- the FAM237B gene encoding protein FAM237B: MDSVCRRRWYLQLGCILIVNLVYANPEYQKEPPGSLGEIDHHCWEISSHRLVEMKKLRVADAIIALWDFMMFLKESPKAKHNELFNDLAQNFWDMYVDCVLSRSHGMGRRQLLSPNYFSTYP, translated from the coding sequence ATGGACTCTGTGTGTAGAAGAAGGTGGTACCTTCAATTGGGCTGTATATTGATAGTGAATTTGGTTTATGCCAATCCAGAATATCAGAAAGAACCTCCTGGAAGCCTGGGTGAGATTGACCATCACTGCTGGGAGATCTCCTCTCACAGGCTGGTGGAAATGAAGAAACTCAGGGTAGCAGATGCTATCATTGCTCTCTGGGATTTCATGATGTTCCTAAAAGAATCACCTAAGGCCAAGCATAACGAACTCTTCAATGACTTAGCCCAGAACTTCTGGGATATGTATGTCGACTGTGTGCTTTCAAGGTCCCATGGAATGGGCAGAAGACAGTTACTATCTCCCAATTATTTTTCCACATACCCATAG